Proteins found in one Kluyveromyces marxianus DMKU3-1042 DNA, complete genome, chromosome 2 genomic segment:
- the NNR2 gene encoding NADHX dehydratase: MNGLKAHQRELINLSRRCIPLLKPELYKGQCGKICVVGGCEEYTGAPYFSAHAASTFGSDLVYVLCERKAGLPIKAYSPNLMVHPYLVDSYSATREPKEEPDFEKILGVVQRCHVLVIGPGLGRDKKIREQVIQIVQEAASIGGDHNRCLILDADALFVLSTEDSEKFQEALKKYGENRVIITPNAVELKRIMKALNVDTVEEVSKRLGCITVAKGHHDIIINSKGKRWENDVEGSMKRCGGQGDTLTGVIASMLGFSRAVHDWKLQPLSVPGKESVLPWDQMAMLSCYVGSTATKMASKAAYEKVGRQMQTTDMNYIVGEIFEKLYDTEGE; encoded by the coding sequence atgaACGGTTTAAAGGCACACCAGAGAGAGCTAATTAACCTTAGTCGCAGATGTATACCCCTACTAAAACCCGAATTGTACAAGGGTCAGTGTGGGAAAATATGTGTTGTTGGTGGATGTGAAGAGTACACAGGAGCACCATATTTTAGTGCCCATGCAGCATCGACGTTTGGAAGTGATTTAGTTTATGTACTCTGCGAAAGAAAGGCTGGCCTTCCTATAAAGGCGTACTCTCCTAATCTAATGGTGCATCCATACTTAGTAGATTCGTATAGTGCAACGAGGGAACCTAAGGAGGAGCCTGATTTTGAGAAGATTTTAGGGGTGGTTCAAAGATGTCATGTTTTGGTCATCGGGCCAGGTTTGGGGAGGGATAAGAAAATACGTGAGCAAGTTATTCAAATAGTTCAAGAGGCTGCTAGCATTGGAGGTGACCATAATAGATGTTTAATTCTTGATGCAGATGCGCTATTTGTTCTATCTACGGAAGATTCCGAAAAGTTTCAAGAGGCCTTGAAGAAATATGGCGAAAATAGAGTGATTATCACGCCTAATGCTGTTGAATTAAAGAGGATTATGAAGGCCCTAAATGTCGATACTGTGGAAGAAGTCAGTAAAAGGCTTGGGTGCATTACTGTGGCTAAAGGCCATCATGACATAATTATCAATTCTAAGGGAAAACGTTGGGAAAATGACGTTGAAGGGTCAATGAAAAGATGTGGTGGACAAGGTGATACTTTGACTGGAGTTATTGCATCCATGCTTGGATTCTCTAGAGCAGTTCATGATTGGAAACTACAACCTCTTTCTGTGCCTGGTAAGGAAAGTGTTCTTCCTTGGGACCAAATGGCAATGTTATCCTGTTATGTTGGGTCTACTGCTACTAAAATGGCAAGCAAAGCGGCCTACGAAAAAGTCGGAAGGCAAATGCAAACCACTGATATGAACTATATAGTTGGTGAGATATTTGAAAAGCTATACGATACTGAAGGAGAGTAG
- the DBR1 gene encoding RNA lariat debranching enzyme — protein sequence MKKIHIAIQGCAHGQLRRIYESVNSLKNKPDILLILGDFQSLLTKYDFKTCAIPPKYAKLGDFHLYYTGQLKAPVLTVFIGGNHENMGQLTKLPYGGYVAENIYYMGACNVINFMGIKLGGISGIYNEYDHLHERTEWDQIDWNREKRNTYHVRDSELVPLAMMKSPISLIMSHDWPTEIAKYGDLKKLLKQKPYFKDEINDNTLGSPLNFYLLKKLRPEWWVSAHLHVFFTAEYKHDRKLNEDEIDLDLDLDMNVSTNKDGGKVADDDQNQCTETKFMALDKCKGADTTKHLTQISLEYDENHPTCKDRALYWDPEFLANLKYCTSIKDSLLGKKLENIDVESLQSNIKTPTINDWDQYKIPIPKSFRSMVKQTDYIKETHLQ from the coding sequence atgaagaagatacaTATTGCCATTCAGGGCTGTGCACACGGACAattaagaagaatatatGAGTCTGTAAATTCTTTAAAGAACAAACCGGACATTCTACTTATATTGGGAGATTTCCAATCACTCCTCACCAAGTATGACTTTAAGACATGTGCCATACCACCTAAGTATGCAAAGCTTGGAGATTTTCACCTATATTACACGGGACAACTTAAGGCACCAGTTCTCACGGTGTTCATTGGTGGTAATCATGAAAATATGGGACAATTGACTAAGCTACCTTATGGAGGATATGTCGCAGAGAATATCTACTATATGGGAGCATGTAATGTGATAAATTTCATGGGAATAAAGTTGGGTGGTATTAGTGGGATATATAACGAGTATGATCATTTGCATGAAAGGACAGAATGGGATCAGATAGATTGGAATCGTGAGAAGAGAAATACATATCATGTAAGAGATTCTGAACTTGTGCCTCTAGCTATGATGAAGTCACCCATCTCCTTAATTATGTCTCATGATTGGCCTACTGAAATTGCCAAATATGGCGATCTAAAGAAACTTTTGAAGCAAAAACCCTATTTTAAAGATGAAATCAACGACAACACGTTAGGTTCCCCTTTAAATTTCTAtcttttaaagaaattgagaCCTGAGTGGTGGGTGAGTGCACATTTACATGTGTTCTTCACGGCAGAATACAAGCATGATAGAAAACTTAATGAAGATGAGATAGATTTGGACTTGGATTTGGATATGAATGTCAGCACAAATAAAGATGGGGGAAAAGTAGCAGATGATGATCAAAACCAATGTACTGAAACTAAGTTCATGGCACTAGATAAATGTAAAGGTGCGGATACTACCAAGCATTTAACTCAAATTTCCCTCGAATATGACGAGAATCATCCAACGTGCAAGGATAGAGCTTTATATTGGGACCCGGAATTCTTGGCAAACCTGAAATACTGCACATCAATTAAAGATTCTCTATTAGGAAAGAAGCTAGAAAACATTGATGTTGAAAGTCTACAGAGTAATATTAAAACTCCTACGATAAACGACTGGGACCAATAcaaaataccaataccGAAGTCTTTTAGATCTATGGTCAAGCAAACGGACTACATCAAGGAAACACATTTACAATAG
- the MCR1 gene encoding cytochrome-b5 reductase yields the protein MFARVTKSNKFLPIAFGIGAAAIASAAFYNKSVLMNESSKAFVGDNQWIDLKLSKIETLSHDTKRFTFALPQKDQVSGLITASCVLAKFVTPKGSNVIRPYTPVSDINDKGEIEFVIKHYEGGKMTSHLFSLKENDTVSFKGPIVKWEWKPNSFDSITLLGAGTGITPLYQLVHHIATNPADKTKVHLYYGNKTPSDILLKTELDNLQKKYPDQVKVTYFVDKSEGKFEGETGFITKDFLSHNAPKPSEKNQVFVCGPPPFMNAYSGPKVSPTDQGELTGILAELGYSKSNVFKF from the coding sequence ATGTTTGCTAGAGTCACTAAATCTAATAAGTTTTTGCCAATTGCATTTGGCATCGGCGCAGCTGCTATCGCTTCTGCGGCATTTTATAACAAGAGCGTTTTGATGAATGAATCCTCGAAGGCATTTGTTGGTGACAACCAATGGATCGATTTGAAGCTTTCCAAGATCGAAACTCTGTCTCACGACACCAAGAGATTTACCTTTGCCTTGCCTCAAAAGGACCAAGTCTCTGGTTTGATCACCGCATCTTGTGTGTTGGCCAAGTTTGTCACACCAAAGGGCTCGAATGTTATCAGACCATACACCCCAGTCAGCGATATTAATGACAAGGGTGAGATTGAGTTTGTTATAAAACACTACGAAGGTGGTAAGATGACCTCTCACTTATTCTCCTTGAAGGAGAATGACActgtttctttcaaagGCCCAATTGTGAAATGGGAATGGAAGCCAAACTCTTTTGACTCCATTACTTTACTAGGTGCAGGTACTGGTATCACACCATTGTACCAATTGGTTCACCACATTGCCACCAACCCAGCTGACAAGACCAAGGTCCATTTGTACTACGGTAACAAGACTCCATCTGACATCTTGTTGAAGACTGAATTGGATAACCtgcaaaagaaatatcCTGATCAAGTTAAGGTTACTTACTTCGTTGACAAGTCTGAAGGTAAATTCGAAGGTGAAACTGGTTTCATCACCAAGGACTTCTTGTCTCACAATGCTCCAAAGCCAAGTGAAAAGAACCAAGTCTTCGTCTGTGGTCCTCCACCTTTCATGAACGCTTACTCTGGTCCAAAGGTTTCTCCAACTGACCAAGGTGAATTAACCGGTATCTTGGCTGAATTGGGTTACTCCAAGTCAaatgttttcaaattttAA
- the RPC34 gene encoding DNA-directed RNA polymerase III subunit C34, which produces MNSLFSSTIKLSDPAKELHEKMCAQEAGRLFSQQELTAILDNCTLSVLMQYVQELLDKNLLKLVKQNKELKFQAVDAAEAEKKSGMSSDEALVYSYIEASGREGIWTKTIKAKTNLHQHVVLKCLKSLESQRYVKSVKSVKYPTRKIYMLYNLQPSIEVTGGPWFTDSELDVEFINSLLTIVWRFTAERTYPNGFNNFSNEQGKEVLYASNVKSYTTIEEILEFISESGISTEQLTKPDIRSLCEVLVYDDKLEKVALDCFRVTLPSVLQMTQPVGGQQTSKKEEYSIFNYNNAIAASSTDKDVLYFDEWTL; this is translated from the coding sequence ATGAACTCACTATTCAGTTCAACAATCAAGCTTTCAGATCCTGCAAAGGAATTACACGAGAAGATGTGCGCACAAGAAGCTGGTAGGTTGTTTTCACAACAAGAGCTTACTGCCATTCTAGATAATTGTACGCTTAGTGTGCTAATGCAATATGTACAAGAACTTTTGGACAAAAATCTGCTAAAGCTTGTAAAACAGAATAAAGAACTTAAATTTCAAGCAGTAGATGCTGCTGAggcagaaaaaaagagtggTATGAGCTCTGACGAAGCTCTTGTCTATTCTTATATTGAAGCTAGTGGAAGGGAAGGTATATggacaaaaacaataaagGCTAAGACAAACTTACATCAACATGTTGTTCTAAAGTGCTTAAAATCATTGGAGTCCCAAAGATATGTCAAAAGTGTCAAAAGTGTAAAATATCCTACTAGAAAAATATACATGTTATACAACTTACAGCCATCTATCGAAGTTACAGGTGGACCCTGGTTCACAGATAGTGAATTGGATGTAGAGTTCATCAATAGTTTACTAACTATTGTTTGGAGGTTTACTGCGGAAAGAACCTATCCAAACGGATTTAACAATTTCTCAAACGAACAGGGAAAGGAAGTCTTGTATGCAAGCAACGTTAAGAGCTATACAACTATCGAAGAAATTCTCGAATTTATCAGTGAGTCGGGAATTTCCACCGAACAGCTTACGAAGCCAGATATCAGATCGTTATGCGAAGTTCTTGTGTATGATGataaattggaaaaagtgGCGCTCGACTGCTTCAGAGTCACATTACCTAGTGTACTACAAATGACACAACCAGTTGGAGGGCAACAAACATCGAAAAAAGAGGAGTATTCCATATTTAATTACAATAACGCAATTGCTGCTTCTAGTACGGACAAGGATGTTTTATACTTTGACGAGTGGACTTTATAA
- the ADP1 gene encoding putative ATP-dependent permease ADP1, whose amino-acid sequence MMLRISMSALLVYMWLTLAANAKLMNNEGVFDQVSVPPRNRRPPSDDQCPPCFNCMLPIFECKQFSECNSFNGRCECIDGFGGDDCSVPLCGALSSGNSKRPLRSNETNTCECESGWGGINCNICEEDYVCDAFMPSGLKGTCNKNGMIAKSLHQGCDVTNPKILEILKGSKPQVTFACNKTSELCNFQFWIDQVESFYCGLDTCSFEYDLQQNTTHYKCDNVKCKCVPGQMLCGKKGSIDISDFLTETIKGPGDFSCDLESKKCQFSEPSMNDLILTVFGDPYITLKCESGECLHYSEIPGYKTPDKSKLSTGSILVLVLSSAGVLVAISISVYFISKSPIFANSPIMLPDDSSDDDFDLYKTNSTATLTFENITYKVFPTKNTSTTILNEVTGSVKPGEMLAIMGGSGAGKTTLLDILAKKNKTGKVTGSIKVNGTEIDKEEYSKIIGFVDQDDYLLPTLTVYETVLNSALLRLPRQLSFKAKQKRVYDVLEQLRIYDIKDRVIGSEYERGISGGEKRRVSIACELVTSPQVLFLDEPTSGLDANNANNVIECLVRLANHYNKTLVVSIHQPRSSIFQLFDKLVLLSDGEMVYSGEAYKVSEFLKNEGYVCPQDYNIADYLIDVTFEPSKFITKATIDDVNATIPSTEAQNPIHRVEHARRSLTGTATQTEWEHLAIHRDEFRGLLAQSENEEQTIGEVNSQLLHSLFKDGQYFQKLKFEINELSSSGTEEELRIPHAYKAATFMQQVSILSSRTFKNVYRNPKLLLGNYMLTIFLGFFLGTLYYDVDNDISGFQNRLGLFFFILTYFGFLTFTGLSSFALERLIFIKERSNHYYSPLAYYMAKVISDILPLRVVPPILLGLIIYPLVGLNMANNGFGRFTLILVLFNLAVSLEILTVGIIFEDLNNSIIVSVLIILASLLFSGLFINTKDIENYFFKYLKNLSVFYYAYESLIINEVKSLMLREKKYGLNIEIPGATILSTFGFIVQNFVFDIEILVLFNVLFLVLGYLALQLIVVEQK is encoded by the coding sequence ATGATGTTGCGTATTAGTATGTCAGCATTGCTGGTATATATGTGGCTAACATTAGCTGCTAATGCGAAGTTAATGAACAATGAAGGAGTTTTTGACCAGGTATCAGTTCCACCTAGGAACAGAAGGCCGCCCAGTGATGATCAATGTCCCCCATGTTTCAATTGTATGCTACCTATATTCGAATGTAAGCAGTTTTCGGAGTGTAACTCCTTCAACGGGAGGTGTGAATGTATAGATGGGTTTGGTGGTGATGACTGTTCGGTACCATTATGTGGTGCTTTGAGCAGTGGAAACTCCAAAAGGCCACTCAGAAGTAATGAAACGAATACATGTGAGTGTGAATCTGGTTGGGGTGGTATCAACTGTAATATTTGCGAAGAAGATTATGTATGCGATGCCTTCATGCCTAGTGGTTTAAAAGGAACTTGTAACAAGAATGGTATGATTGCAAAGTCGCTTCACCAAGGATGTGATGTGACTAACCCTAAGATACTGGAGATCTTGAAAGGGTCAAAACCCCAGGTTACTTTCGCATGTAACAAAACATCAGAGCTCTGtaatttccaattttggATTGACCAAGTTGAGAGTTTCTACTGTGGTTTGGACACATGTTCATTCGAGTACGATTTGCAGCAGAATACGACGCACTATAAGTGTGACAATGTGAAATGCAAATGTGTTCCTGGGCAGATGCTTTGTGGAAAGAAGGGTTCAATTGATATATCGGATTTCTTAACAGAAACAATTAAGGGTCCTGGTGATTTTAGTTGCGATTTAGAATCCAAGAAATGTCAATTTTCTGAGCCTAGCATGAACGATTTGATTTTGACTGTGTTTGGGGACCCATACATTACCCTAAAGTGTGAGTCGGGTGAATGTCTTCACTATAGTGAAATTCCCGGTTACAAGACACCTGATAAAAGCAAGCTTTCAACAGGATCTATATTGGTTCTCGTTTTAAGTTCTGCAGGGGTTCTCGTAGCCATATCAATCTCTGTATACTTTATTTCCAAGAGTCCAATATTTGCGAATAGTCCAATAATGCTACCTGACGATAGTAGTGATGATGACTTTGATCTCTATAAAACAAACTCGACTGCAACCTTAACATTTGAGAATATCACCTATAAGGTTTTCCCAACGAAAAACACTTCTACTACTATCTTGAATGAAGTTACTGGATCAGTTAAACCAGGTGAGATGTTGGCAATAATGGGAGGATCCGGTGCTGGTAAGACTACCCTTCTTGACATCTtagcaaagaaaaacaagacTGGAAAGGTCACTGGCTCCATTAAAGTCAATGGCACCGAAATTGACAAGGAAGAGTACTCTAAGATTATCGGCTTTGTTGACCAGGATGACTATTTACTCCCAACTTTAACAGTATACGAGACTGTATTGAATAGTGCCTTACTACGTTTACCAAGACAACTAAGCTTTAaagcaaaacaaaaacgtGTTTATGATGTGTTAGAACAGCTAAGAATCTATGATATTAAAGATAGAGTCATAGGGAGTGAATATGAAAGAGGAATTAGTGGTGgtgaaaaaagaagagtttcAATTGCTTGCGAACTAGTCACTTCTCCACAAGttcttttccttgatgAACCAACGTCCGGTTTGGATGCAAACAATGCAAATAACGTCATTGAATGTTTAGTGAGATTGGCAAATCATTATAACAAAACGTTAGTTGTATCAATTCATCAACCGAGATCAAGTATCTTCCAGTTATTTGATAAGTTGGTTCTTTTAAGCGATGGTGAAATGGTCTACTCAGGTGAAGCATACAAAGTCAGTGAgttcttgaaaaatgaaggaTACGTGTGTCCACAAGATTACAACATCGCTGATTATTTGATTGATGTCACTTTTGAACCATCTAAATTTATAACGAAGGCCACAATTGATGATGTTAATGCGACAATTCCTTCAACGGAAGCCCAGAACCCTATTCACAGAGTGGAACACGCACGCCGTTCGTTGACTGGTACCGCTACTCAAACTGAATGGGAGCATCTCGCTATCCACAGGGATGAATTTAGAGGTCTATTAGCTCAGtcagaaaatgaagaacaaaccaTAGGCGAGGTAAACTCTCAGTTGTTACACTCCCTTTTCAAGGATGGCCAGTATTTCCAAAAGTTGaaatttgaaatcaatGAACTATCATCTTCCGgcacagaagaagagttgagGATTCCACATGCGTACAAGGCTGCCACTTTCATGCAGCAAGTGTCAATTTTAAGCTCCAGAACATTCAAAAACGTCTACAgaaatccaaaacttttaTTGGGCAACTACATGCTAACTATCTTCTTAGGGTTCTTCCTGGGAACTCTATACTATGATGTCGATAATGACATTAGCGGTTTCCAAAACAGATTGggtctctttttctttattctaACATATTTCGGCTTTTTGACGTTTACAGGATTGAGCTCATTTGCATTAGAGAGGTTGATATTCATAAAAGAACGTTCCAACCACTATTACTCACCATTAGCCTATTACATGGCAAAAGTTATTTCAGACATTCTTCCGCTAAGAGTCGTTCCAcctattcttcttggtttgaTAATATATCCACTTGTGGGTTTAAACATGGCTAATAATGGTTTCGGGCGATTCACCCTTATTTTAGTTTTGTTCAACCTTGctgtttctttggagaTTTTGACCGTTGGAATCATATTTGAGGATTTGAATAATTCCATCATTGTTAGCGTTTTGATTATTCTTGCTTCTCTTCTATTCAGTGGACTATTCATAAATACTAAAGATATCGAGAactacttcttcaaatatttgaagaatctttCCGTGTTCTATTACGCTTATGAATCCTTGATCATCAATGAGGTTAAATCGTTGATGCTCagagagaaaaaatacGGACTTAATATAGAAATACCCGGGGCAACAATTCTAAGCACATTTGGATTCATTGTTCAGAACTTTGTGTTTGACATCGAAATCCTAGTATTGTTCAATGTATTGTTCCTGGTTCTCGGATACTTGGCTTTACAGTTAATTGTCGTAGAACAAAAGTAG